ACCGATGCTGACCGTGAAGTGCAGCGGTCCCGCATCGGTCGCCAGGCACAGCCGGGCAATGTTCGTCCGGATGCGCTCGGCGCAGGCGACGGCGTCTTCGGTGCCCGCCTCGGGCATCACGCAGACGAATTCCTCGCCGCCGATGCGGCCGATGTAATCGGTCGAGCGCAGCATTTCCCGGCAGGCGCCGACCAGCGCGGACAAGGCGAGGTCGCCGGTGGCGTGGCCATGGCGGTCGTTGATCTGCTTGAAGTTGTCGATGTCGAGCATGGCGACCGCCAGTCGCCGGCCATGGCGGCGCGCCAGGGCGACGTCGTGCGTGGCCAGTTCGGTCACGTAGCCGCGCGCCAGCGCGCCGCTGAGGCTGTCGTGCCGGACGGCATGCAGCACGGCCTGCTCGGCGACCCAGGCGCGCCGGCGCAAGCGCAGGTTGGCCCGCGCCACGCCCAGCGCCAGCACCCACGACACGCCCAGCAGCAGGACGGTATTCAGGAACAGCATCGCCGGCAGGGTGAGGGCGGCCGCGAGTACCAGCAGCGCCGACGGCGCCAGCGCCGCCAGCATGAAACGCCATGGCCGCGGTTCGATCAGCGCCAGCACGAACATCGCGCCGGTGACGCCCGGCAGCGCCAGCATCAGTCCTTGCGACAGGAGCGCGGCGCAGGCCACCATTGCCCCGGCCTGGGTCGCGTACAGCCAGGCGCAGCGCCACCCTGCGCTCCAGCGCAGGCGGCCCTGGCGATAGGCGAGCATGCCCAGCAGGGCCATGACAACGCGGATGCGCAGCGTAAGGGCGGCCTGGGCCGGATCGATCCAGTAGTCCCATGCAGCGAACAGCAGCAGGAAGACGCCGAACACCGGACCCAGCACCGGCAGCAGTTGTGCGAGGCTGCGGTCGAGCTCATCGTCGAAGCCGTCGTTCGCCGGAAAGCCGCCGTGCATGTCGCCTCCCATAGCGATCTGACTGTTATGATCTGGGTCAGGTTCATTCGCGCGCGGCGCAGGCCGCTGCGCAGTCGAAGCCAATATACGTCGGAAAGCCATGGACAGGATCATGCTACGCCGTTTTGGTGTCCCGCTGCTGGTTTTCCTGGGCGGCCTGGCCGGGGCGTATGCGTGGCGTAGCCGCCACAGTGGCGACCCCGCCGAGGGCTTTGTCAGCGGCAACGGCCGGATCGAGGCGATCGAGATCGACATCGCCACCCGACAGCCGGGGCGGATCGCCGACATCCTCGTCGACGAGGGTGACCTGGTCCGGGCCGGCCAGGTGGTCGCGCGCATGGACCTGCAGTCGCTGCAGGCCGAGCGTACCGAGGCGGCGGCGCGCGAGCAGCAGGCGCGCGACGCCGTTGCCGGCGCCCAGGCCCAGCTGGCCATGCGCACCAGCGACGAGGCCGCGGCCGCGGCCCTCGTGGTGCAGCGCGAGAGCGAGCTGGACGCCGCCCGGCGCCGGCTGGCGCGTTCGACGACGCTGGCGGCCGCCGGCGCCGCCGCCGCGCAGGAGCTGGACGACGACCGGGCGCGCGTACGCAGTATCGAGGCGGCGGTCGAGGCCGCCCGGGCGCAGCGGAAAGCGGCCCGCGCTTCGGTCGACGCCGCCCAGGCCCAGCTGGTCGGTGCGCGCTCCGCCGTCGCCGCCGCCGTCGCGACCACCGCCCGCATCGACGCCGACCTGCGCGACGGCGTGCTGAAGGCGCCGCGCGCCGGACGCATCGAGTACCGCGTCGCCCAGCCGGGCGAAGTCCTCGCGGCCGGCGGCAAGGTCTTGAACCTGATCGACCTGACCGATGTCTACATGACGTTTTTCGTCCCCGAAGCCGCCGCCGGCCGCGTCGCCCTCGGCGCCGAGGTGCGCCTGCGCCTGGACGCCGCGCCCGGCTTCGTGGTGCCGGCCCGGGTCAGCTATGTCGCCAGCGCAGCCCAGTTCACGCCGAAATCGGTCGAAACCGCCAGCGAGCGCGAGAAGCTGATGTTCCGCGTCAAGGCCCAGGTCGACCGCAAGGTGCTCGAACGTTATGCCAGCCATGTGAAAGCGGGTGTGCCGGGCGTGGCCTGGATACGGCTGGATCCGCGCCGGCCGTGGCCGCCGGCGCTCGCCTTGCGGAGCGCGCCATGAAGCGGGAGACCGGATTCGCGGCCAGGGTGTCCGGCTTGAGCCTGCGCTACCGAAAGGTGATGGCGCTGGACGGGGTCGACTTCGAGTTGCCGGCCGGCAGCCTCACCGGCCTGATCGGGCCGGACGGGGTCGGCAAGTCCAGCCTGCTGGCGGTGCTGGCCGGCGCCCGCCGCATCCAGCAGGGAAGCGTGGAGGTGCTTGGCGGCGACATGCGGCGGGCGGCCTTCCGTGCGCAGGTATGCCCGCGCATCGCCTACATGCCGCAGGGTCTCGGCAGGAACCTGTACGCCACCCTGTCGGTGGACGAGAACCTGCAGTTCTTCGGCCGCCTGTTCGGCCAGGACGCGGCGACGCGGCGCGCGCGCATCGATCTGCTGGCCCGCAGCACCGGCCTCTACGCCTTCCTCGACCGTCCGGCCGGGCAGCTGTCGGGCGGCATGAAGCAGAAGCTCGGCCTGTGCTGCGCCCTGATCCATGAGCCCGACCTGCTCATCCTCGACGAACCCACCACCGGGATCGATCCGCTCGCGCGGGTCCAGTTCTGGGACCTGATCGCCACGATACGAGGCGCGCGGCCGGGCCTGAGCGTGCTGGCGGCCACCGCCTACATGGACGAGGCCAGCCGCTTCGACCGGCTGGTGGCGCTCGACGCCGGCCGGGTGCTGGCGGCCGGCACGCCCCAGGGTTTGATGGCCCGGACCGGCGCCGCCAGCCTCGAGCAGGCCTTCGTCGGCCTGCTGCCGGCGGCGAAGCGGGCGGGCTACCGGCCGCCGCGCCCCACGCCCCTGGCGCGCGCCGCGGACGGCGAGGCCGCGGTCGAGGCCACGGGGCTGTCGCGCCGCTTCGGCGATTTCGTCGCCGTACAGGACGTCAGCTTCCGGATCGCGCGCGGCGAGATCTTCGGCTTCATCGGCTCCAACGGCTGCGGCAAGACCACCACCATGAAGATGCTCACCGGGCTGCTGGCCCCCAGCGGCGGCGAAGCGCGCCTGTTCGGCCGGCCGCTGCGGCGGCAGGACGCCTCCACCCGCCGCCGGGTCGGCTACATGTCGCAGGGCTTCTCGCTCTACCAGGAGCTGAGCGTG
This window of the Massilia sp. WG5 genome carries:
- a CDS encoding diguanylate cyclase, which produces MHGGFPANDGFDDELDRSLAQLLPVLGPVFGVFLLLFAAWDYWIDPAQAALTLRIRVVMALLGMLAYRQGRLRWSAGWRCAWLYATQAGAMVACAALLSQGLMLALPGVTGAMFVLALIEPRPWRFMLAALAPSALLVLAAALTLPAMLFLNTVLLLGVSWVLALGVARANLRLRRRAWVAEQAVLHAVRHDSLSGALARGYVTELATHDVALARRHGRRLAVAMLDIDNFKQINDRHGHATGDLALSALVGACREMLRSTDYIGRIGGEEFVCVMPEAGTEDAVACAERIRTNIARLCLATDAGPLHFTVSIGVAVLGRQHADWPELLRAADLAMYAAKQAGRNRTVLAPVPDVISTQQGD
- a CDS encoding HlyD family efflux transporter periplasmic adaptor subunit; translation: MDRIMLRRFGVPLLVFLGGLAGAYAWRSRHSGDPAEGFVSGNGRIEAIEIDIATRQPGRIADILVDEGDLVRAGQVVARMDLQSLQAERTEAAAREQQARDAVAGAQAQLAMRTSDEAAAAALVVQRESELDAARRRLARSTTLAAAGAAAAQELDDDRARVRSIEAAVEAARAQRKAARASVDAAQAQLVGARSAVAAAVATTARIDADLRDGVLKAPRAGRIEYRVAQPGEVLAAGGKVLNLIDLTDVYMTFFVPEAAAGRVALGAEVRLRLDAAPGFVVPARVSYVASAAQFTPKSVETASEREKLMFRVKAQVDRKVLERYASHVKAGVPGVAWIRLDPRRPWPPALALRSAP